The genomic region AAGGAGAGCCTTCAAGTTCGCATGAAGATCTGCGCCTAACAACAGCCTTAAATAAGTTCGCACAAGTGAAGAAGAGTTCGCCAATATTGGAGAGCAGATTATATCTGTAGTAGATGATTGTTGGAATGACTTCATTTGCTGTTAGTTTTATATCAACCTTTTGGCGCCAATACCCCAAGTCGGCTTtgcatgtttatttatttatattacattGTCATTTTACATCCTTCACGTTACATATTTGGGTCCAGTCCAAAATTACATTTACTTGCCTCCACGTTACATGTTTGGGTCCAGCTTAATAATACATTTATTTGCCTTCCACGTTAcatgtttgggtccagcccaataattCGATTTACATGAGAGATAATACatatgaattttaattgtcattgacaacattaaaattcaataatTAGGTATCCAAGCTAGCTATTATTTTCAACAGATATTACCTTATACATAGATGTCATTCATTTACATTTTGTTCCCTATCCAAATGAAAGTACTTTCGTAAATCTCTATAGTTCCTCGTGAAACTTTCTTTGGCAAGTGCTTAAATGAAGATGGGATTAATCTCCGTCATAATGACTTCTTGTCAATCTTTATCACACCTGCATTGTTATTCTTTTTGTGGGGTTATCTGGAGTCAAGAATTGAATGGGAAACATTATTGGTTTCAACTTTAAACAATGAATTCCTCTGGAAGCTGGCACTCATTTATCATTGTTATAAACTTATAAGTTATAACTTCTTATCAATTTTTCTAACACctataatgcaattttttttaatgagAACCAGACTTGAAATCAAGAATATGGCATGGTAATAGCGTACAGATTTAAGCGTCAGTCCTTTTTCAACTCCTGCTGTGATGTTTATTTCCCCTCCCGTATTCAGCTCATTCTATTTTTAATATCCATTAAGATATCTTTTTGAGCAACATCATCCAGAAGTTTTCCAGCATCTTGACTAAATTTGTTCTTTGAAGTCTATATCATTTGGCACGATGATCTAAAAGCTCTTTTACAGGCTAGGTTTGGTTCATGGGGGTATGAGATCTTTTAGTAACAGAATTCAGTTCAGATGCTTGATACAGTTTCCTAATGACAGGCCTTATGAGGTGAAACTGTTTAAAATAGTCAGAAGAATATTCAACTGTGGACCACAAAGGAGCCAGCAGCTCAGCGGTAAAGAAGCTTAGCATGCAAGTGGGAGACATTAGATTTGACTGCTAGCTAGTCGACGCAAAGTAACATTAATCACAGCCAATTTCATATGCCCCAAAACTAGCCTACTGGTAATCAATCGTCGTTTAGTTCAGCGGAGAAAAAAATGGATACCTATCCAAAAATCATTGTTTTGGGAAAAACCAAAGTGACCAGAAGACTCCACTGTAGGCCGTGATCACCACATCCACATCATCGCGACTAATTATATATGTAATATAGGCATATCATTTATCATTTACTCCCACTCAGTCCTGGCCCATACCGTCCAGGCACCCCATCGTCTCCAGGCAGGTTGATTATGGAAGAATCCAATTCTGATGTTGACGGTATAATACATTATTACTTCTACTGGCTTAAGCTACACCGTGTTATTGGGCCAAGATATCTTTCTGACTACATTTTGCAAAATTTTTCTCTTGATTCATCACTGGAAATGGAATTAACATTAAAAAATGGCATCCAGATACATTTTCATGACATCTTATCTAAAATCTTTAAATAAAAATCCTGTTCACAAATAAACGAAAATCTATTACAACTGTGAAAAAGAAAATTTAGAGTTTTACCATTCCTTTGGGAAAATTCCTTGGAATTGGATCTTCTCTCGTCCTCCTCGTTCTCCTCTTGCTGAGCCACAGAACTTTTAGAAAGATACCACGGCGTCTTGGCATCTTTGCCCGCAACGCCATAGCCCAGCCTGTATTTCTCATCCTCAGGCAAAATAGTCCTAACACTCTCTCCACCCTCTTTCATCTTTTTCTGCTTCTTTGGAGGCcgagaatcatccttcttcttctccttccgaTCATCACTCTTCTCGCCTTCCATTTGAAATCCATTCCAACCCTGGAACAAATTAATGTGCTTGGAATCAGAATCAGGCAGTTCTTCTTGTGTGGAATCTTGTGCGAGGGTTTGGGGGGAAGAAACCGAAGGTAGGGATTGAGGTGTTTGGAAGCCACGTTTTGCTTGATTGGCTTGACGGAGCTTTTCTAAGCGGAATTCGGCATCTCTTCTTGCAGATTGCTCTCGCTTGAGCTCTTCTTCCCGAGCGGCAGCTTCTTCATCTTTGCGAACGCGCTCTCTGTTGTCGAAATTGTATACGTTCCATCGCTTCTGCGGGAGAATGTTCAGACCTCCGTGCCCTCCCATGGCTGTTTTCTTTTTCTCCCAACCAGAAAAGGGCTTATAGGCTTGTAGGTCGGTTGCTAAAGAGAATGAATCATTTTTTGTTTCATATCGGGTGAAATTGGAGAGAAATTATTTATGTAAAACAAGATTATTTTACTTTAATTATAAATATGTTTAGTTTGTCTGATgtacaaaaataatttttttgagtaatttatttttatatggaattattatttatattttattcaaGTTTTGACAAAGGGTAATACTAATGAAGTTCATTATTGTTAAGAAATAAGGTGTGTTAATCTTAAAATTTAGGGTGTACTACTTCTTATTTATTTAAAGTAATCAAATTATAAATAATAGACAAATCTTAGTTGTATTCAATGAAGTATTAGTTTGATCTTTGATGTCGATTGTTAGTGCATCATGATAGGAATGAAAAAGTACAATTAGTCTCTAAAATACTAATCAAAAGTGTGATAGAGCTCTAACAAGATTTCAATATATATAGAAAGGGTTGTGTAATATAGTCTATCTTATATGGTTCACCCTAGTATGATGTCGAAGTAGCCTTCAAATATTTGTGCACCTTCATCTATTGACTTGTTGCTAAAAAAGGTTTGGTAAAGAAAAATGAGGTTCACTTTCAAGACAAGAGGCAGAGACCTAAGCTTATCTTGGTTGTAATTTGAACCCTTAGAAGATTTTGCATAAGAACACAAACACGTCATCCAATTGATGTGAGACGTAAATATTTGATGAactaatgtatatgtatatgtatatgtgtacatacatacatatacatatacatatgtgtgtgtatagtatatgtatatatgtatatgtatgtacatgtatatatacatatagatgtgtgtgtgtgtgtgtgtgtgtgcactcacacatatgtatatgtatatatgtgtatgtgcatgcatgcatgcatacatacatacatatgtgtgtgtgtgcgtgcatacatatatgtatgtgtgtgtgtgcatacatatatgtatatacacacacacatgtatgtatgtatatgcgtacatacatacatatatatatacatatatatacatatatatacacatatacatatatatacacacacacatatatacatacatatacatatacatatatacatatacatacacatatatacatacacacatatatacatatacatacatacatatatacatatatgtacacacacacacacacacacacacaaacacacacacgtgtgtgtgtgtggatgGATGAATTATAATCAAATGTGTTATTCAAGTAGTTCTCACTACTACCTATTAATTTATGATGGCATAGGAATTTCTCGAAGCACATGTCCTTAATCCCACAATTTGAGATTTTTGGTGTGTGGACAAACTAAGAAAGGTCAACTTAGGAGCAATAAATTTGGAAATTGAATGAGGTGGATTGTGTTGTACCATGCAACCTAATCCTATGTGTAATACATACATGAATGGTGATTGGTTTGGACTATGTGGCTTTGTAGTTTTGGTTAGCGAGGAGTTTGTTAGTAAGAGTCAACTAGTATACCAAATAGGTTAAACTGATGTTATAATGTGATCATAGTTGTCAAAAAACTCCTCTTATAATGTTATGAAATTTGTGTAAAGAAAAGGTCTAAAAAAAGTAGGCTATGCACTTTTATCCCTCACATTTTTCCCATTTTATGTGTGTGAGTCCATGTGATTGatgaatttcaaaataaaatgtGTAACAAAAGAAATATATGAGCATGAAAAGGTTATAGTATTGCATATTTAAACAAATCTTTCATACCTCCATATACTTAGAAAAATGTACCATCCTTTGCACTTACACTcaaaatcattaggtatgtttttaGAATTGTTAGTACAAAAAAATTATGACCATTAACAATATAATGCAAAATGTTTAAAGCAACACTCATAGAAATAAATCTCAGTTTGTACCATGTTGTATAAGGTAATGTGGAGTTGGAATTGGTGTGCATTGTGTAGAGGGATCATGACACATAGAGTGGTGGTGGAGTAGAATTGGTTGGCCCCCATAAAATATGTGCATGACTAACTTGGCAACCTATCATGGATTAAACAATAACATATAAGGAAATTATTGAATGGGAACTAGTGTAGTCTCCACAACACACATGTGATTGACACAATAAAAGTCATAGAAGATATTCTCATGAAACAATAATACAACAAATATCACGCAAGAATGGAATAGAGTGTCATCATGTTAAAACAATGGTGTGCTATCACTATGTGAAAATCATGTGAAGGTGTCATCATGTGAGAATAATGTAGTGGTGTCATCTTGTGAAAATAATGTCAATTTGTCATCATGTGGAAATGATATAAAAGAATGTCATCTTGTAAAAATGATGTAAATGTTTCATTTAATGAAAGTCATGTGAAGGTTTCATCATGTggaaataatctaaaatttctatcATGTGAAAATGTTGTCAATGTTTCATCATGTGAAAATGATCAATGTAATGGTGTCATTATGTGAAAATAACGTAAATGTGTTCACATGAAAACAATGTCAAGTTGGCATACTATAAAATGATATGAAGGTTTTATTGGGACTCGAATCAATTGTGTTAACTTTGCTTGATTCccttctagtttttgtatttgttaGCCCAATTGTACAATTGATCTAAGATAATTTATGTGAGGCTCTATGTGTTTAAGTGTCTGATTATCTTCTATTGTTTTCCCCTTTTCACTTCAGTCATCATCGAAGTTAGAAAAACCTCAAATGACTATGCATTATTGTTGCCAACCATTCATTAAGATTTTGAAACCTCCATCAAAAGCTCACAAGGTTTTCACAACCTTGTAAGAGTTCAACAAAAAATTTGCTATATTGTTATTGAAATTTTGTTGAGGTTATAAAACCTCTATCAAGAGCTAATAAGGTTTTCACAACCATATTAGGGATTGACATTGGTTTTCTAACATTTTCATTTCAATTAAAAAtcttttgtctttatgtttcaatGAGTTACAAAGGTTGTAAAACCTTTGTTGACTCTTGACAAGGTTTTCACAACCTTGTCGAACACTAACAAAAAATTTATAACTATTTAAGTTAGCTAAGTTTGGTATTTGTTAAAATTTGGAGCAAGTTCCAAAACCTCTATCAACTCTTGACAAAGTTCTCCCAACCTTGTTGAAGCCCAATAGGGTTTTTAGAACCTTCTAAAAAGTGAAAGATGACAAAAAATTTATAAGCCTTGTCAATAAGTGGTGGAGATTTGGGAACCCATGTAAGCTTTTGACAAGGTTCTCACAACCTTCTCAAAGCCTAACATCTTATTTGAATATATTGAAAACTATGACGATGGGTGTGCTCATTTGTTTGGAAGAGATTTGAGATGGTTTATAACTATTTGAGGTTGTCAATTGAGGTTCTATTGTTTCCATGTTTTGTCTATGGATTGAGCAAAGGAGAAAGGATTTGGTTTTGGGTGTCAAAGGTTTGGGGTGGTTTCATATCCACAAGCAAGTGCTAACAGGGTTGTGATAACCAATATTTTCACTAATATGCAAGTAAGATAGGTGCCCATTTAATTCTCAAAGTGGTTCAAAGGATTTTTGGCACCACGAAAAAAGTGGTGTTAAGTGTTGCTCACACACCTACTCACCATAATGGTGATGTCTTATCCCAAGTATTCACCATAATTTTAGAGGGTTACCCACCTATTAAAAGTTATTGTAGATGTCATCATTTAATCTATGATGCTCATTTTGTGTAGGATCTATACCAATCATGGACTTGGTATTGTTATTTATAGATTAGTGGTGTCAAAGGTTTGAGGTGGTTTCATATCCACAACAAAGTATTGATTGGTTTGTGAGAACCTATCTTTTCACTAATATGCAAATAAAATAGGTGCTCATTTAATTTTCAAAGGGTTTTGGGCACCAAGCAAAAGTAGCGTTGAGTATTACTCACCCACGTACTCACCATAATGGTGATGTCTTATCCCAAATATTTGTCATACTTGTAGATGGTCACCCACCTATTAAAATTTGTTGTAGGTGTCATCATTTAATCTAGGATTCCCATTATGTGTAGGATCTATACGAATCATGGACTTTACATTGTTATTTATAGATTAGGGTTTGACACCTTATGGGTGCTAAAGcatgttttgtttattttttaggGAGGTTAGTTCAATGTGGTCTCTAAACATTAAAAATTTGTAGGGTAACCATTAAAGCCAAGTCTAGATTGTTTTGAGGAGTGCAAACCTATGGAATCAAAGAAAGTTAATATTGCAAATGATTTTTATTACAAAATGCCTCTATGGAATAGGTTATGTATCTAGGAATGTTTTGAGTCGCAACTAGagattttcccttgtcatattTACTAACATGAATGCAATATTGATTTAAATGAGTgcaacaacactcaaaatattgcaatCTTTTTAATTATCTATCACAGTATATGTGAATGATATATTATGTCACTGTTTATCTTTTTAATTCTCAAAATGCACAATTCCTTTTTCATTCAACCAATTAATAGATTGTGAtttatgaaaataataatatttttctcaATTGTAACATATATTTATTTTCTAAGTAATTAAGAAATTATAAAAAATGACCGAAGATAATAAATCATAGGAGTCAAGCAACCTACATCAAACATACAAACATATGTATAGGTTTTCACATGGACAGGGatttcaaatcaatagattggaatcCAAGCATATGGAAAACCTAAAATTCATCTTATAACCCAAAATTTTGCAAAACCCAAGCAAAATGTTTTTGATTTATCATAATTGAGGAACCTATGCCTGCACACAATAAAAATATTAAGCATATTCATACAACACAATAATTTTTAGCATAATATACCGAAACCAATAGATAATGTCATAATATACATctaaataaaaatcatttaatgtTGGCAAGATTTAGACATACACATATTCATAATAAAACATTTGTATATCATATAAAAATTCACAAACATGAATCCAAAATACATAATCTAGACACCTCATtggaaatccaaaataaaatcatcaaGTAATATAATAGTATCAAAACATAAAATAAGAAATAAAACTAGGCACAAATGTTTAAGGCCTTGTAGATCAACTATAATCAAGGTGTTATTGATTAGTTTCATATATGGATGCTACTATACTATTGTTGACCTCCTTAGCTACGGAAAGTGCCTTCCTCACTACCACTAAAGAAAAAAGAGGAATTAGAATTAAATCAATAAAGTATATAATTTAGGAGAATTCATTATCTAAGAAGGGTATATATGATAGATTTTGTTAGGTTTTTTAataaggagtatggtgcaggagcacccttcaaagggctcccaccatttgtttttaattgtgttcttgcttctttatgaagccattgtatataaaataaagagccatgtgctcattggtcctagttagggtcctagttgaggtcttagggtcataagtcaagattgagatttttttggaaatagagggtatgtgtgcctttgaggtgtttaggggtccttcatagcacggtggtgtccttaggttagcccaatgtgggtctaggagtcaagaaaagcaacattgagaaagttgctcaaaagttgcaaaagttgtcaagcaacttttccaccatgaggtcaaaatattttatttagcgtggacaaccctaatatgggcacacagaccaaggaaagggtagtataagtagttacaaaccctaagataatgggttggatgtcagatgttgtacggcccaagcgaagtgacttgactgtgactgcaattttattgccagtcgacacaaatggagtaaaggaagattgttaatggattgattttcgtgcaaaactatgtggagtgtcgtgtatggtgtatttactttcattttgagcatttaaattaggtttttatttgtaagtgaggcatgtttgtaaatattttgtaaattgccttctctctgtccaattttggactggtttgtgtcaatgggctcataactccattccccattgtggaatcaccatgaaaccatggggaatgagagtacagaccTTGTACTATAAtccaaagcaagcagggcccttgaaaatgcaaggaggccatttaaagacccactcctaggcgagaccggacagtgcccaactaggaagggttaagttgcagaggtcttggagagcaaggaaggtcagaggaggaggcaccctttggaggagttgtagaggggtgagtgaagcaccattggtgtgaaggaggagcttccaccaatccagacaaggtggcaagagcaccaaacctacattGTGACCCTGACaagcctaaaaacccttaaaaaccttaaaatccacctagggcagtgtacaaacacttggaggcctaaaacctggaaaatccttgagcccttgctaaatgaatagcaggtcttttaggaagtttcacaagcaagtgcatcatcTGCAAGAGGGAgtcctaaaggaccgggtaggaggcctaattggtcacaatccttgtagcccttttttgtaggcaaaacacaaaatagtgaaatcggtaaggggttgaaaacttgaaacctcttgggggcacatgaatgggtggaaaaaccatgtattagacctgacctatccttgctaagacctaggaaggtgtggagcaagccaaacccttattagcctaagtaggggttcttgaatctcatgagtaggtgagaccttaggagtagtttttcaacttgttggtgggtggattgggcaaggtcaggggattccacaagaaagggaattcctagagaccctagggtgtggttagaacacctggtgatccaaggaaaggatccaagagcatagactaggctagtctatcccaaaccccatcccatcagattgatATCAGAGTAGGTTAAAGGTTTgatggactgtgtatgtctctatattctggtgaatcagtaggggaaagcacaatggtcaccaatgcagagctggctagggaggtagaagagtagaaggaga from Cryptomeria japonica chromosome 3, Sugi_1.0, whole genome shotgun sequence harbors:
- the LOC131066384 gene encoding uncharacterized protein LOC131066384; amino-acid sequence: MGGHGGLNILPQKRWNVYNFDNRERVRKDEEAAAREEELKREQSARRDAEFRLEKLRQANQAKRGFQTPQSLPSVSSPQTLAQDSTQEELPDSDSKHINLFQGWNGFQMEGEKSDDRKEKKKDDSRPPKKQKKMKEGGESVRTILPEDEKYRLGYGVAGKDAKTPWYLSKSSVAQQEENEEDERRSNSKEFSQRNGEMRGKKRSLQELREERLRREQQERERAQKLLFPSTSDSRIKRDSNGQNRVPYYNSGYGNAR